The following are encoded together in the Methanobrevibacter sp. genome:
- a CDS encoding transposase, producing the protein NLIFPLSEFINKLKKKFEWYKPEAEGVVFVDAKNTSKTCHKCGHINENLDVKTRDWICPKCGEKLDRDVNAAINILNRWNPGGLPRKHSIND; encoded by the coding sequence AATTTGATTTTTCCCCTATCTGAATTCATAAATAAATTAAAAAAGAAATTTGAATGGTACAAGCCAGAAGCTGAAGGGGTAGTGTTTGTTGATGCCAAAAATACCAGTAAAACATGCCACAAATGTGGCCATATAAATGAAAATTTAGATGTGAAAACACGAGATTGGATTTGCCCGAAATGCGGTGAAAAATTAGATAGGGATGTCAATGCTGCTATTAACATACTTAACCGGTGGAACCCCGGGGGATTGCCTAGAAAGCACTCAATAAACGATTGA